ACCTAATGACATAACACCCATAATTGATTTTAAATTAACTTTTTTGCCTTTATACTCAAGTTGAATTTCGGAATCAAATTTACTTGCAGCTTGAACTAAAAGAGTAGCTGGTCTTGCGTGCAGACCTGTATCTGCTA
This window of the Bacillus oleivorans genome carries:
- a CDS encoding phosphocarrier protein HPr produces the protein MVEKTFTIVADTGLHARPATLLVQAASKFDSEIQLEYKGKKVNLKSIMGVMSLGVGKGAAITISAEGNDEQEAINSLEDTLKKEGLAE